The following coding sequences lie in one Bacillus sp. 2205SS5-2 genomic window:
- a CDS encoding cell wall-binding repeat-containing protein — MKSINTKYRKSLFIAYVAVVCSVLFMFGPSSTSAEETQLKRISGSDRYETSVEISKRGWSSAETVIIAVGNNFPDALAGAPLAEKNDAPILLISKDRIPASVKVEIKRLKAKKAYILGGNAVISPNVENQLQELDVDATRVAGENRYETAAKIADLVGGTKAVVAYGRDFPDSLAVAPVAAKQSMPILLVEKNNVPEETKKALANYDSSILVGGKAVVSDSVLNQLPSAIRVSGQDRYETATKIVEMFYSGTSVDSTIIATGESFADALTGSALAAREDLPVMLMQSNNVPATVKQTVDKLNIKHFTVIGGTSVISESANSLVGFDRIALVQSAKQFLGTPYKWGGTTPSGFDCSGYLNYVYDLHDIDLPRTTSGIWDFGSKVSSPSIGDIVMFETYKPGPSHAGIYIGENQFIHSGNSGVEITSLNNSYFKPRYLGAVKVID; from the coding sequence ATGAAAAGTATTAATACCAAATATCGGAAGTCTCTATTTATTGCATATGTCGCGGTAGTTTGTTCAGTCCTATTTATGTTTGGCCCGTCATCTACATCTGCGGAAGAAACACAATTAAAAAGAATCAGTGGAAGTGACAGATATGAAACTTCTGTTGAAATATCCAAACGAGGTTGGTCTAGTGCAGAGACGGTCATTATTGCGGTTGGGAATAATTTTCCTGATGCATTAGCGGGTGCTCCTCTAGCTGAAAAGAATGATGCACCGATTTTATTAATTTCGAAAGACAGAATTCCAGCAAGTGTCAAGGTAGAGATTAAGAGATTAAAGGCGAAGAAAGCGTACATACTCGGTGGGAATGCAGTTATTTCTCCAAATGTAGAAAATCAATTACAAGAATTAGATGTTGATGCGACTAGGGTTGCAGGAGAAAATAGATATGAAACGGCTGCGAAGATCGCTGATTTAGTAGGTGGTACAAAAGCAGTAGTTGCATACGGTAGAGACTTTCCTGATAGTCTGGCAGTTGCTCCTGTTGCTGCTAAACAATCCATGCCAATCTTATTAGTAGAAAAAAACAATGTGCCTGAAGAGACCAAAAAAGCGTTAGCCAATTATGATTCTTCCATTCTAGTAGGTGGTAAGGCTGTTGTGAGTGATAGTGTACTGAACCAATTACCTAGTGCAATTCGTGTTTCGGGTCAAGACCGGTATGAAACAGCTACCAAAATCGTAGAGATGTTTTATTCAGGCACATCTGTAGACAGTACGATTATTGCTACAGGAGAAAGTTTTGCTGATGCGCTAACTGGGTCGGCATTAGCTGCACGTGAAGATTTACCTGTTATGCTTATGCAATCAAATAATGTACCAGCAACAGTGAAGCAAACTGTAGATAAATTAAACATCAAGCATTTTACCGTTATTGGAGGCACGTCTGTTATATCCGAAAGTGCGAATAGCTTGGTAGGATTTGATCGAATTGCTCTTGTTCAATCAGCCAAACAGTTTTTAGGAACTCCCTATAAATGGGGAGGGACGACACCAAGTGGTTTTGATTGTAGTGGGTATTTAAATTATGTTTATGATCTACATGATATTGATTTACCTAGAACAACAAGCGGCATTTGGGATTTTGGAAGTAAAGTAAGCTCTCCATCAATAGGTGATATTGTGATGTTTGAAACGTATAAACCAGGTCCTTCACATGCAGGAATCTATATTGGTGAAAATCAATTTATACACTCTGGCAATAGTGGAGTAGAGATTACTAGTTTAAACAATAGTTATTTTAAACCACGCTATCTTGGCGCGGTGAAAGTAATAGATTGA
- a CDS encoding acyltransferase family protein — translation MESTHKPLHKKRRVYSLDMLRGIIVILSVFLSNIPNGIYNFTYFRHAEWYGVTLIDLILPIFITIFGTSMAIAYQKGVKWSKILKRTVRLIIYGLLFTIIVSWSVDISTLRFTGVLQMFAFLGIATVLITKIVQSPVKLILIAVTLTSVYGLGLLTLSADCSDDLPQPSCNAPYSIDENIFGKAHLYHQGERGFDPEGLVTSFSALANVLIGYAIGKLILTRKETGAWKELISLGVILLLISFLWDQFLPFNKRIWTPAFGLLAASCTSIMLSILYLLFDKRKVDAKETFLKPVVWFLEAFGRNSFLIYFGKFIIASVLLHITITVGQEEKALSKILFHSIDSAVPYAQLVYAIIMLLFWTVIALIAHKKKWYFKV, via the coding sequence ATGGAAAGTACTCATAAACCATTACATAAAAAAAGAAGAGTCTATTCCCTCGATATGTTAAGAGGGATTATCGTCATCCTATCCGTGTTCTTAAGTAATATTCCTAATGGTATCTATAATTTCACTTATTTTCGCCATGCAGAATGGTATGGAGTCACGCTGATTGATCTTATCCTGCCAATCTTTATAACCATTTTTGGAACGAGTATGGCAATTGCTTATCAGAAGGGTGTCAAATGGTCTAAAATACTAAAAAGAACGGTTCGCCTGATTATATACGGCCTCCTATTCACGATCATTGTGTCATGGAGCGTTGATATTTCGACATTACGCTTTACAGGTGTTCTCCAAATGTTTGCCTTTTTAGGGATAGCTACAGTATTGATAACGAAAATCGTTCAATCCCCTGTAAAGCTGATCCTTATTGCAGTGACACTCACATCTGTTTATGGATTGGGTTTGTTGACCCTAAGTGCTGACTGTAGTGATGACCTACCACAACCGAGCTGTAATGCTCCATATAGTATTGATGAAAATATTTTTGGGAAAGCACATCTATATCATCAGGGAGAAAGAGGCTTTGACCCTGAGGGTTTAGTCACCAGTTTTTCAGCACTTGCAAACGTACTAATTGGGTATGCGATTGGAAAGCTTATCTTGACGAGGAAAGAGACAGGTGCTTGGAAAGAACTAATCAGTTTAGGTGTCATTTTATTGCTTATATCTTTTCTATGGGATCAATTCCTTCCTTTTAATAAACGGATATGGACACCAGCCTTTGGATTACTAGCAGCAAGCTGCACATCTATTATGTTATCCATTTTGTATTTGTTGTTCGATAAGAGAAAGGTGGATGCCAAAGAAACATTCTTGAAACCAGTTGTTTGGTTCCTGGAGGCTTTTGGTCGAAATAGTTTTCTAATCTATTTTGGTAAATTTATTATCGCCTCAGTGTTATTGCATATTACCATTACGGTAGGGCAAGAAGAAAAAGCTCTTTCAAAAATACTATTTCATTCAATTGACTCAGCCGTCCCTTATGCTCAACTAGTTTATGCCATCATTATGCTACTATTTTGGACAGTTATTGCCCTAATAGCTCATAAGAAAAAATGGTATTTCAAGGTGTAA
- a CDS encoding PIG-L deacetylase family protein, with protein sequence MRRLFAALSFLLFSSLLACTSSEIQNPKTSIFYSPHADDEVLSLGSAILHQINQGNEVVVVLLSKGEASSSFTSINEKLVSTAKNPITRQEFGNARVKEFKNSVDELGIQLENTYTYDLPDGQITKEEVIKIIQEMSVLYPSASHHTLSYLDPHSDHANAGLALKSVQESGEVNSVRFYLPIQEFNKMKYKGTYYTPSNYKDAYFNGLNSYNIWDPKNGFYAIGYTSVQSYFQTAKKLQESRWHQ encoded by the coding sequence ATGAGAAGACTATTTGCAGCATTATCATTCCTTTTGTTTTCTAGTTTACTGGCATGTACCTCCTCAGAAATTCAAAACCCCAAAACGTCAATATTTTATTCTCCACACGCGGATGATGAAGTTCTGAGTTTAGGAAGCGCCATTCTTCATCAAATAAACCAAGGAAATGAGGTTGTGGTTGTTTTGCTATCAAAAGGGGAAGCTAGTTCTTCCTTTACTTCTATTAATGAAAAATTAGTTTCGACTGCTAAAAATCCTATTACACGTCAAGAGTTTGGGAATGCTCGCGTAAAAGAATTCAAGAATTCTGTCGATGAATTAGGGATTCAACTTGAGAACACCTATACTTATGATTTGCCTGATGGTCAAATTACTAAAGAAGAAGTTATCAAGATCATTCAGGAAATGAGTGTGCTTTATCCAAGCGCTAGTCACCATACCCTCTCATATCTTGACCCTCATTCTGATCACGCGAATGCTGGCTTGGCCTTAAAATCGGTTCAGGAAAGTGGAGAAGTCAACTCTGTCCGTTTTTATCTTCCTATTCAAGAATTTAACAAGATGAAATATAAAGGAACCTACTATACTCCGTCAAACTATAAAGATGCTTATTTTAATGGTTTAAATTCCTATAATATTTGGGATCCCAAAAATGGATTTTACGCTATTGGTTACACCTCTGTACAGTCCTATTTCCAAACGGCGAAAAAGCTTCAAGAAAGTCGATGGCATCAATAG
- a CDS encoding cell wall-binding repeat-containing protein, whose protein sequence is MEMKKPLFGVLTTAALAASIFAVSPATQADAAPGNFDLTIMHTNDAHGHLDNVARRITAIKDVRENRENSILLDAGDVFSGTLYYNKYKGLASVQFMNMVGYDAMVPGNHEFDDGPSVFADFIKKTEFPIISSNIDYSANTDLNPLFQDSVGKPGEDGMIYPATIMDVDGEKVGLFGLTTEETVFLSSPGDTIKFEDYLKKAEETVKMLEAEGVNKIIALTHLGYNYDVTLGESVDGIDVIVGGHSHTKLDDPYVINEDAEPTIVVQAEEYSKILGDLQVSFDTNGVLTSWDENLIDINEKDENENYVIDADPEAQTLLDELAKPLEEMKTTLVGHSEVALDGERGSVRTSETNLGNMIADSMLEKASKNGNATLTIQNGGGIRASIDQGDITLGEVLTTMPFGNTLVTLDLTGAEVVEALEHGVSDVENGAGRFPHVAGMKFSYDASLEIGSRVLSVQVMTENGYEDIDVDKTYTVATNNYIAGGGDGYEVFGKAKEAGKMEELFFVDYQVFLEYLETHKTVDPKVEARVTSMNRIMGETRYETAIEISKAGWTEASTVVIARGDSFPDALAGAPLAYQYDAPILLTENGTLSKAVKEEIKRLGADNVIILGGTSAVSNYVKYQLEGMDLDVERIGGDDRWETAANIAARLGGSPEQAVVVNGQNFPDALAVASYAARQGFPILLTDANMLPSATKNALKGIDKTIVAGGKAAVNKDVFNMLPTATRYAGENRYGTAAMIAKDLMPSHNVYVATGTNFADALAGAVLAAKDNASMMLVKPDMLPTEIEDVLEMNSANQIQVLGGEGAVSEDVFNRLAK, encoded by the coding sequence ATGGAAATGAAAAAACCACTTTTTGGAGTTCTAACAACAGCAGCACTAGCAGCTAGTATTTTCGCCGTATCCCCAGCAACACAAGCTGATGCAGCACCTGGAAATTTTGATTTAACTATTATGCATACAAATGACGCTCACGGGCATTTAGATAATGTTGCACGAAGAATTACAGCCATTAAGGATGTTCGTGAGAATCGTGAAAATTCTATTTTACTAGATGCAGGTGATGTCTTCTCAGGCACACTTTACTACAATAAATATAAAGGCTTGGCTAGTGTTCAGTTTATGAATATGGTTGGCTATGATGCGATGGTACCAGGTAATCATGAATTTGATGATGGTCCAAGTGTATTCGCTGATTTTATTAAGAAGACGGAATTCCCAATTATTAGCTCTAACATTGATTACAGTGCCAATACAGATTTAAACCCTCTATTCCAAGACAGCGTTGGTAAACCTGGTGAAGACGGGATGATTTATCCTGCAACAATAATGGATGTAGATGGAGAAAAAGTAGGACTTTTCGGTTTGACAACAGAAGAAACAGTCTTTCTTTCAAGCCCAGGAGATACGATTAAGTTTGAAGACTACTTGAAAAAAGCGGAAGAAACGGTCAAAATGCTTGAAGCAGAAGGAGTTAATAAAATCATAGCTCTTACACATTTAGGGTATAACTATGATGTTACCCTTGGTGAATCTGTGGATGGAATTGACGTTATTGTCGGTGGTCACAGTCATACAAAGCTTGATGATCCATATGTTATCAATGAGGATGCTGAACCAACTATTGTCGTACAAGCCGAAGAATATAGTAAAATTCTTGGTGATCTTCAAGTATCATTTGATACCAATGGCGTCTTGACTTCATGGGATGAAAATTTAATTGATATTAATGAAAAAGATGAGAATGAAAATTATGTGATTGATGCTGACCCTGAAGCTCAAACACTATTAGATGAATTAGCAAAGCCGCTAGAAGAAATGAAAACAACTCTAGTAGGACATTCTGAAGTAGCTTTAGACGGAGAGCGTGGAAGTGTTCGTACAAGTGAAACAAATCTTGGAAACATGATTGCAGACTCTATGCTGGAAAAGGCGAGCAAAAATGGCAACGCAACATTAACGATTCAAAACGGTGGCGGAATTCGTGCCTCGATTGATCAAGGGGATATTACACTAGGTGAAGTGTTAACGACAATGCCGTTTGGAAACACTTTAGTTACCCTTGATTTAACTGGTGCAGAGGTTGTTGAAGCATTGGAGCATGGTGTAAGTGATGTGGAAAATGGAGCCGGTCGTTTCCCTCATGTAGCGGGAATGAAATTCTCCTATGATGCAAGTCTTGAAATTGGAAGTAGAGTTTTAAGTGTACAAGTCATGACTGAAAATGGGTATGAAGACATTGATGTAGATAAAACGTATACGGTCGCAACAAATAACTACATCGCTGGCGGCGGAGATGGCTACGAAGTATTTGGAAAAGCAAAAGAAGCTGGAAAGATGGAAGAATTATTCTTTGTTGATTACCAAGTATTCTTAGAGTATCTTGAAACGCATAAAACAGTCGATCCTAAAGTAGAAGCACGTGTTACGAGCATGAATCGTATTATGGGAGAAACACGCTATGAAACTGCGATTGAAATCTCAAAAGCTGGTTGGACTGAAGCAAGCACGGTTGTAATTGCTCGTGGAGATTCCTTCCCAGATGCACTTGCTGGTGCGCCACTTGCTTACCAATATGATGCACCAATTCTATTAACTGAAAATGGTACATTAAGTAAAGCGGTTAAAGAAGAGATTAAACGTCTAGGTGCAGATAATGTCATCATTCTTGGTGGGACATCTGCGGTTAGTAATTATGTGAAATATCAGCTAGAAGGAATGGATCTTGATGTTGAGCGTATTGGTGGAGACGATCGTTGGGAAACTGCTGCAAACATCGCGGCACGCCTTGGCGGATCACCAGAACAAGCTGTTGTTGTAAACGGTCAAAACTTCCCAGACGCTTTAGCTGTCGCTTCATATGCAGCTCGTCAAGGATTCCCAATCTTATTAACAGATGCAAATATGCTTCCATCTGCAACTAAAAATGCTCTAAAGGGTATTGATAAAACCATTGTTGCTGGTGGGAAAGCAGCAGTGAATAAAGATGTATTCAACATGCTTCCAACGGCAACACGTTATGCAGGAGAAAACCGTTATGGCACTGCGGCAATGATTGCCAAAGACTTAATGCCTTCTCATAATGTGTATGTAGCGACAGGAACAAACTTTGCTGACGCTCTTGCAGGAGCTGTGTTAGCAGCGAAGGACAATGCTTCAATGATGTTGGTGAAGCCAGATATGCTACCAACTGAAATTGAGGATGTACTAGAAATGAATAGTGCTAATCAAATTCAAGTGCTAGGTGGAGAAGGTGCGGTAAGCGAAGACGTATTCAATCGCTTAGCAAAATAA